The following nucleotide sequence is from Pseudonocardia sp. C8.
GGTCGTGATCGACGGCATCATCATCGTGATCCTGGCCGCCACCGGCTTCCGGACGGCGGTGTTCAACGCCGTCCCCACCGAGCTGAAGACCGCGATGGCGGTCGGCATCGGCGCGTTCATCGCGTTGATCGGGCTGGTCGACGCCGGCTTCGTCCGCCGGCTGCCGGACGCGGCCAACACCACCGTCCCCGTCGGGCTGGGCATCGACGGATCCATCGCGTCCTGGCCGACGTTCGTGTTCGTCCTCGGGCTCGTGATCGTCGGCGTGCTCGTGGCCCGCGGCGTGCGCGCCGGGATCCTGATCGGTGTCGTCGTCAACACCGTGATCGCGATCATCGTCGAGGCGATCGCGCAGGTCGGCCCGGCCGGGCAGGACAACCCGAAGGGCTGGTCGCTGGCCGTGCCGACACTGCCCGACCAGGTCGTCGGGCTGCCGGACCTGTCGCTGGTCGGCCAGGTCTCGTTCGGGGCGTTCGCGCGGCTCGACATCATCACGGTCGTCCTGCTGATCTTCACGCTGGTGCTGGCGAACTTCTTCGACGCCATGGGCACGCTGACCGGGCTCGGCAAGCAGGCCGGGCTGACCGACGAGAACGACAAGCTCCCCGACGTCGGCAAGGCCCTGGTCGTCGAGGGGGCGGGCGCCGTGGCCGGTGGGGCCGGGTCGGCGTCGTCGAACACGTTGTTCGTGGAGTCCGCCGCCGGGATCGCCGAGGGCGCCCGGACCGGCCTGGCGAACGTGCTGACCGGCCTGCTGTTCCTGCTGGCCATGTTCTTCACGCCGCTGTACGCGATCGTGCCGGTCGAGGCGGCGGCCCCGGCGCTGGTCGTCGTCGGTGCGCTGATGTTCCGGCAGGTCACCTCGATCACGCTCGACGACCTGCAGACCGCGATCCCCGTGTTCCTCACGGTGACGGTCATGCCGTTCACCTACTCGATCGCGAACGGCATCGGCGCCGGGTTCATCAGCTACGTGGCGCTGGCCGCGGCGACCGGCCGGGCCCGGCAGGTCCACCCGCTGATGTGGGTGGTCGCGGTGCTGTTCGTCGGATACTTCGGCGTGGGACCGTTGCGGGACCTGCTCCAGTAGGACTTGCGAAGTAAGGCAAGGCTGAGCTAACTTCTGCGGTGTCGCTTCGTGGTGGGAGCGGCGCGTCAGTTCGGGACAGGAGAAGGCCCCGGCTCCTCATCGGAGCCGGGGCCTCCTTCTTGTCCGGTCAGGGTGCGTAGATCCGCACCCAGTCCACCTGGAAGTCCAGCTCGTCCGGAGAGGACTCGTCGAGCGGCGGGATCCAGTCCTTGCCGTACGGGCCGATGTCCTGCTGCAACGCCAGGTGCATCGGGCGCGGCGGGATGTGGTCGGGGTCGGTGGTCCGGAAGACCTCCTGGCCGTCGATGTAGAACACGACCCGGTCCGGCAGCCACTCGACCGCGTAGGTGTGCCACTGCGTGAAGTCGCCCCGGATCGACTTGCCGACCTGGCTGTTGTCCTCGCCGTAGTGGACGATCGTGTGCGTCTCGGCGCGGTCGCCCTTCGGGATCTCCATGAAGTTGAGCTCGCCGCCCTCGGGCCAGTCCTCGGCGACCGGCCAGAGCAGCGCGACGTCGCCGTACCCGGTGCCGGGGTTGGTCTTGGCCCGGATCTCCCAGCGGCCGTACTGCATGCCGCCCTTCCAGTGCAGCCCGGCCGACGTGCGCCCGCGGCTGGTGAGGACGAGCTCGCCGTCGCGCAGGCTGATGTTCTCGGCCCGGTGCCGGCCGTTCCCGCCGGTGGTCTCCCCGGTGTACGGGGCCCAGCGGGCCGGGTCGAGCGCCGCGCCGTCGAACTCGTCGCCGGCGACCATCCGCCAGCCGTGGCGGACGGCGGCCTCGGCGTCCGACCGGGACGCCGGGTCGAGCGCCCCGACCTGGTCCGGGCGCTCCTGGTCGTGCATCCCGCCCGGCGCGGGCGGTGCCGCGGACGGCGGCGGGGCCGGCGCGGGCTCCGGGGCCCCGCCGAGCAGGTCGAGGTTGGCGGCGACGCCGACCGTCCCGGCGAGCGCGCCCACGGCCAGCACGGTGCCCAGCACCATCGGCCAGCGACGGCGTCCCGGTGCCTCCGGGTCGTCCGGGGCGCGGTGCCGTGCCCGCTCGGGAGCCTTCTGGTGCACGCCGTCCTCCTGTCGTCACGCGATCGACGTCACGCTAGAAGGGGCTGCCTGTGGGCGAGCTGAGAGGCGGCTCAGCCCGGTGCGTACTGGCGGACCCAGTCGACGTGCATCACCGACTCCTGCACCGACCCGCCCTTCGGGAACCAGTCGAGCTGGATGCACAGGTGCATCGGCCCCGGCGGCTGGACGGCCTGGTCGGTGGTCTCGAACCACGGCTCGCCGTCGAGGTAGGCGGTGATCCGCTCCGGCGTCCACTCGACGGCCCAGTTGTGCCACTCGGTGGCGTCGACGTCGACCGCGCCGTCGATCTGGGAGTTGTCGGCCCCGTAGTGGACGAAGATGTTCGTCTTCTGCCGGGACGGGTCCATCATCTCCATGAAGTCGATCTCGCCGCCCTCCGGGAAGTTCTCCGCGGTCGGCCAGAGCAGCAGCAGCGCGTTGTACGACGGGTCCGACGCCGGAGCCTTCACCCGTCCCTCCCAGCGCCCGTACTGCTGGCTGCCCTCGGTCCACGCCATCCCGGCGGTGTTGCCGTCGGCGTCGCCGGTGATCGTGAGGATGCCGTCGGCGACGCTCACCGCGTCCGGCGTGCGACGACCGTTGCCCGCGTGGCCGGGGCCGTCGTAGACGTTCCAGCCGGACGCCCCGTCGGTGAAGTCGTCGGTGCGGACGGGGTCGCCCCAGCCCAGCTTCGCGGCGGCGGTGGTGCCCTCGGTCGTCACGGCTGCTGCTCCGTCCCTCGTCGTCGTGCCGGGGGGTGGTGGTGCGGTCCCCGACGGTGGCTCGGTGGTGCCGGTGCCCGATGGTGCCGGTTCGGTCGCCGATGGTGCCGGTTCAGTCGTCCCGGTGCCCGGCGGTGTGGGGTCCAGGTCGAGCGGCGGCCGCTCCCGCGGACCGTCCCGCCCGGACGACACCGGCGGGGCGGGCTCGCCGCCCGGTGTCACCGCGACCGGTTCGCCACCCGGCCCGAGGACGAACAGCAGGACGGTCACGCCCTCGGCAACCAGCTTCTTGATCAGCTCCGCGAGCTCGTCGGCCGTCATCGCAGGTGTCCTCGGGTCAGTCGCCCACGTCGGGCGTGTCGGGGGTGATCGGGGCGTCGGCAGTGACCCGCCATCGGCCGTCCGGCCCGTGCCGCAACACGACGCGGGTGCGCCACCGCTGGGTCCGCGGCGTGGCACCGGGAGCCGCCGTGGTCGTCCGGACGGTGGCCACGAACGCCGTCCGCCCGCGCCCGCTCCCGGCCGGCTCCAACGCGTCGACCTCGGCGATCCGGCGCTCGCCGGGGCCCGGGGGATCGAGCACCGGAGTCCCGGCGGCGGCCGGGCTGCCCGGCTCGGCGTGGGCCACGGCGTCGCGGCGGCTGCGGCCGGTGTCGTCCGGTCCGGCGGCGTGCGCCGCACGCAGGTGCGCGACCGCGACCGCGGCCGCCGACGAGGGCAGCGCCGCCACCGGCGCCGGATCGGCCCCGCGCTCGACGCCGGGATCCCCGATCGCGGCCCGGTCCGCCGAGGTCAGGACCGCGGCCGGCGGCTCACCGGGCAGGAAGACCGGCACCAGCAACGCGAGCGGCGCCACGAGCACGGCGGCCAGCACCAGGAGCGGGAGCGCGCGTCTCATGTGGTCATTCCGCGAAGCTGACGTGCACGTGGTCGTAGTGCCCGCCGGTCGGGTCGGACGTGTCGTAGACGCCGCCGCCGGTGTAGCGCCGGCCCCAGCCGGTGCCGTCGTCGCGCACCGAGGGGGCCCAGTAGCGGCCCTGCCAGATCACGTACCGGATCTTGAGCGGTGCCGCGTTGGCGGCGAACCAGCGGGTGATCCGCCAGCCCTCGTCGAGGTCCGGGCCCGCCGCGAAGCGTCCCGGGGGGCCGGTGAACAGGTCGCATGCGCGTCCCTTCGGGTGGTCCGATCGGGGGTTGTGGGCGTGCTCGTCCCAGCAGCTGACCTGGTCGATGACCGGGGCGAAGGCCGCTCTCGCCGCGGCCAGCCCGTGCGCGGTGGCGCCGGTCAGGCAGCCGCCGGAGCGGACCGGGTCGGGCCGGTTGCAGCCGGTCCGGCCGCCGGTCCACGCGGGTGCCGGGGCGGTCGCCGGGTCGGCGCGCGGGGCTCGTGGTGCGGGGGCGTCCGGGACCGGGGCGCGCGGCGCGGGGGCGCGTGGGCGGTCGTCGACGGCCGGTGCCCCCGAGTACCGGGCGACGAGGCCGTGGACCGCGTCGACGTAGCGCCGGATCGCTGCCGAGCACGCTGCCGAGCAGCCCGCCTCGCCCGGTTCCGGCACTCCGGACACCGATCCGGTCACCCGCCGGCACCCGGCCACGTGGCAGACGAGCATCGCGTCCAGGACCGGGACGGCCTTCGGCGTCGTCGCCAGGTGACCGGCCGCGGCCCGCAGCGTCGCGCACAGCCAGGGCACGACGGTCCGCAGGTGCGCGGCCGGGTCGGTGAGTGCGGGATCGGGCCACGGTGCGCCGCCGGCCGCGACCCAGGTCCGTTCGGACACCTGCAGCAGGCCCGCCGCGGAGCCGGTGCGCAGCTGCGGGTCCCAGCCCGACTCCGCCTGCACCTGGGCCAGCACCCAGGCCGCCGGGAGCTCCGGGCAGTCCTCCGTCGTGAGCTCGGTGACCAGCCCGAGGTGCGGCCGGGCCGCAGCCGGGAGCGCGTCCTCGTCCATCCCGGACGGTGCCGGTCCGGCTGCGGCGACCGCAGGCGCCCCGGTGAGGAGCACGGCGACGGCCAGCACGGTGACCAGGACACGCACGGCTCACCGCACCCGTCCGGGCAGGAGCACCACGCCCCGCAGCGGGCGCAGCGGCCCGCGGTGACGCGGGGCGAGCGGGCGGTCCAGCCGGTGGCCCGCCGTCAGCGCGGCCACGATCCGGCCGAGCGCGTCGGCGTACCGGCGGACCGCGGTCGCCGCCACCGGGCCGGTCAGGACGGCGCCCGCCTCCGCCCACGGATCGGCGGCCCGGGCCCACCCCGGGACCAGCGGCAGCGCGACGACCGCGGCCCAGCCGGCCCCGGCCGCGCCGGCGTCGACACCGTCCGGTTCCGGGGAGACCGGGTGTACCGCGAGCACGGGACCGTCCGCGCCAGGACCCGGGGCGACCCGGGCCGCCGCGGCCAGCCCGGCGGCCGTGTCCCGGCACAGCAGCACGTCCGGCAGGAGGTCGGAGCCGGCGACGACGCCGAGGTCGCGACCGCGCAGGGCGCGGGCGACGGTCGTCGTCCCGACACCGCCGGCCAGCCCGCCGACGGCCGGGGCCCGCCGGGTCACCGCGGCCGCCCCGGTGCGCGGGCGGCCAGGTCGGCCGGGGACGGTTCGGCCGGGCCGGCGGCGACGACGATCCGGTCGCCGTCCCGGGTCACCGCCACCTCGATCCGCACCCAGCGCGCCGCCAGCCCGCGCCAGCCGCGCGCCGACGGGGCCGGGGCCGCGGCCGGCTCGCCGAGCGGCGGGTCCGGCTCCGGTTCGGGGGCGCCCGGTGCGCGGGCACCGACCCGGCGGTACGGCACGACCCGCACCCGGACCTCGACGTGCAGGGTCGCGCCGTCCGTGCGGACCCGGCCGGGCAGCACCAGGTCGGCCCGCTGGCGGCCGGTTCCGGTCCAGCCGAGCAGGGCCGCCCCGTCCGGGGACGCCAGGTGGGCGCCGAGCGCCCGGCCGCGGCGGGCGGGGTCGTCCTCGTCCCAGGACAGCAGGTCGGCGGCGAACGCCGAGGCCAGGGCGGTCGCGTCGGCGGGGTCGATCCCGGCCCCGTCCGCGGGCGGGGGGTCCTGTTCGTCGCCGAGCCGCGGTGGCCCGGTGGCGTCCGGTGGCTCCGCGGCCGCTGCCACCGCGCGCGGCATCTCCGTGTGCGGCATCTCCGTGTGTGGCACGGCCGCCGGAGCCTCGGTGTGCGGCCCTTCGGTGTGCGGTCCTTCGGTGTGCGGCGGTTCTGTGGCCAGCGGCCCTGCGGGCGGCGGCACCACACGATGCAGCTCCGCCGGTCGCTCCGTCGGCGCCGACCCGGCCGGCGCCACCGCACTGCGCCGCGAGTCCGTGCTCGCGGCCGGTGGCGGGTCCACAGGCGGCGGAACGACCGGATCCGGCGCCCACGCGGCCCAGCGCGCGCCCACGTCGTCGGCCGGGACGGCCACCGGCACCGGCGGGAACCCGAACGGGTCCGTGACCGGCTCCGGCTCCGCGGGCCGTTCCTGGGGAGGCCGCTGCGCCGTCCACAGTGACGGGCGGGCCGCCGCCGTCGCCGGACCGGCGACGAACGGGCCCGCGGCGGTCCCTGACCCCGGCGTGAACCCGGTGGCACCGTCGCCGGTTCCGGCCGAGTGACCCGGTCCCGCCGCGCCACCGGGCCGGAACGTCGTGTCACGGTTCCAGGGGTCGGGCGGGGCCGCGCCGCCGGGCCGGAACGTCGTGTCACCGTTCCACGGGCCGGGGTGGGGCGGGGCCACGCCACCGGCCCCCGGCGGCTCCGCCCGGTACGGGTCCGGGACGTCGTCCAGCCAGGGGTCGGGCTCGTCGGCATCCGGTCGGGCCGGGCGCCCGAACAGGCGGAACGGGGACATCGCCACCGCCGGTGTCATCGACCCGGGCCGGGGTCACCGGCCAGGTGGGTGCGGCACTGCTGCGCGGACATGTCCCTCCGTCCCGGACCGCGCGCCCGGGGCGGGTCGCGCGGACGGGGACGGTAGGAACTCCGGACCGTCCACCGGGCGGTCTCGGCGGAACGGCTTCGCGATCGTGAAGGCGACCGGCCCGCTCAGCGGGACGTCAGGAGGGCAGCTCCCAGGCGTGCACCGGCTGGTTCGCCGCGGAGTGGGCGAGGTAGCGCTCCAGCATGCCGTGCAGCGCCGAGATGCGGTCCGCGCCGGCGTCCTCCAGCGCGGCGACGGTGGCGACCTGCCAGGACGACCCGGTCTGCCGGGTCACGCACCGCCGTTCGAGGACGGTCAGGTAGCGGTCGCACACGGCCCCGCTGACGCCCCAGCGAACCAGCCCGTCGTGCGCCAGCGGGAGGAGCTTGCGCAGGGCCAGCTCGTCCGGACGGAGCCATCCCGTGCCGGGCCAGTACTGGGGAGCGTCCATGCCGTGCCGGGCCGCGGTCTGGAAGTTCTCCCGGGCGGCCTCGAACGACACCGACCGCCAGAGCTCGTCGTCGGCCTCCACGAGGGTGCGCAGCAGGCCGTAGAAGAACAGGGCGTTCGCGACCATGTCGACGGTCGTCGGCCCCGAGGGCAGCACCCGGTTCTCCAGCCGGACGTGCGGGGTCTCGCCCGTGCTGTCGTAGATGGGCCGGTTCCAGCGCCAGATCGTGCCGTTGTGCAGGGTCAGCTCCGGCAGGGTGGGGAAGCCGTGCTCGCGCATCTGCGCCGCCGGGTCGATGTCGGTGGTGAGCGGCATCAGCGCCGGGAAGTAGCGGGCGTTCTCCGAGAAGAGATCGAGCACGGAATCGATCCAGCGTTCGCCGAACCAGACCCGCGGCCGGACGCCCTGGTTGTGCAGCTCCGGGGTCCGGACGTCGCAGGACTGCTCGAACAGCGGGATCCGGGTCTCCGCCCACAGCTGCGATCCCAGCAGGAACGGCGAGTTCGCCCCGAGACCGAGCTGGACGCCGGCCAGGCACTGCGCGGCGTTCCAGTACCGGCCGAACTCGGACGGCGCCACCTGCAGGTGGAGCTGCATCGACGTGCAGGCGGCCTCCGGGATGATCGTGTCGAAGTCCGCGTTGACGCGCTCGTCCGGGGCGCATCCGGTGATGTCGATCCGGATCGGCTCGCCGCGCGCGTTGAGCATCTGGTCGTTGAGGGCCCGGTAGCGGTCCTCCGGCGAGATGGCGTCGCCGACCATGTGGGCGGTGTCCAGGGTCGGGAGGATCCCGATCATGGTGAGCTGGGTCCGGAGGTCGCCGGCCTTCGACCCGGCGCCGGCCAGCAGGTCCAGCAGCTCGTGCTCCAGCTGGCGCCACTGGTCGCCCGGCAACGGCCGCGGGGGCAGGTTCAGCTCGAGGTTCCACCGGCCGAGCTCGGTCTGCCACTCGCCCCGGTTGATCGTGTCCAGGACGTCGTGGCCGTTCAGCGACGGCGCCAGCTCCGGACCGACGAGGTTGAACTCGATCTCCACACCGGTCATCGGTTCGGTGTCGGGGAACGGGTAGGTGCGGAGCAGCTCCTCCAGGGCGTCCAGGCACCGCTGCACCTTGATCCGGTATCGCTGGCGGTCGCGCCGGGTGAACGTCGTCCGGTCGACCACCTGGCCCATGCGCGAACCGACCTCCATCAGACGGGGAGCGCCTCCTCACCCGGCCGGAGGGACCCGGTTCGAGGGAGACGGCACTACACGGTGTCACATCGCCGGACCGGGCGGTACCGGCTGAAAGGGCGACCAGGAGCGGCGAACGGTCTGTGACGTGGGACGATCGGACGCCGTGGCCATCCTCACCACCGTTCACGACCCGAACGATCCCCGCATCGACGACTACCGAGACCTCACGACCGCGGACCGGCGTCCGGACCGCCCGGGCGGGCGCGGGCTGGTCATCGCGGAAGGTGTGGTGGTCGTACGGCGGCTGCTGGACTCGCCGTACCCGGTGCGGTCGTTGCTCGGGGTTCCGCGGCGCCTGGCGGAGCTCGCCGACGACCTCGACCGGCTGGACGTGCCCGCGTACTCCACTGACGCCGACACGATGGCCCGGGCGGTGGGCTTCCATCTCAACCGTGGGGTGCTTGCGGTGGCCGACCGGGCCGCCGCGCCGGACATCACCGGGCTCCTGGCGGGGGCCCGCGCGGTCGCGGTCTGCGAGGGCGTCGGGGACCACGAGAACCTCGGCTCGCTGTTCCGCAACGCGGCGGCGCTCGGCGTGGACGGGATCCTGCTCGGTCCGGGTTGCTCCGACCCGCTCTACCGGCGCAGCGTGCGCGTGTCGATGGGGCACGTGCTGCGGGTCCCGTTCGGCCGGCTGGAGGGCTCCTGGCCCGACTCGCTCGATGTGTTGCGGGACAACGGCTTCGCCGTGGTTGCGCTGACGCCGGACGCGGGCGCCGAACCCCTCGCCGGCGCCGGTCTGGCGGGGGAGCGGGTCGCGTTGCTGCTGGGCGCCGAGGGGCCCGGCCTGACCGCGGAGGCGCTTGCGGCCGCCGACCGCCGGGTGCGGATCCCGATGGCCACCGGTGTGGACTCGCTGAACGTGGCGACGGCCGCGGCCGTCGCCTTCCACGCCGTGACCGGCGGCGGGTGACGGCCGGGCAGCAGGCCGGTGGCCCTGTGGGCGGGACCCGCGGCCGCCGGTGCGTAGAAGGTCAACGCGTGGAGCTGCACACCGGCGCGACCCCGAACATGATCGGCTCCCTGATGGGTGCGGCGCTGCGTTTCCACGCTTGATCACCCGTTGAGGAGTGTTGCGCCCGGCTGCCGAACGCTGCACTCCGCAACGGGTGATCATGGCGGGTCCGCCGGTTCTCGCGACGCGCGGCCCCGGCGGACGCGGCGCCGGTCCGCGCGTCGGGTTGGCCGCTGCGCATCGAGGTCGGGGTGCCGGCTCCTGCCGGCCGCTCGCCCGGGGTGTCCGGAACCGCCGGTGGCCGGTCGACGCCTGCAGGGGTACGGCCGGCGTCAGCGCTGGCCGCGGACGCCGAGGAGGACCTCGTCCCAGGACGGCATGACCGGCTTGCCCTTCTTCGTCCGCCGGGACGCGGAACCGCTGCGCTGGCGGGGGGCCGGGTCCTCGATCTTCGGCGCCGCGTCACCGGCCGGTTCGGTGGCCGGTTCCGTCGACGCCGCGTCGTCGCCGGTCGACGAGATCGTCGAGCCGGCCGAAGCGTCCGCCGCCGGAGTGTCCTGATCGGATGGGGCATCGGTCGTGGCCGACCCGGCCGCCGCGGCGGGTGCCTTCTCGCCGGTCACGGGGGCCGTCGTGGTTCCGGTGGTGGCGGCGTCCCCGGTTTGCGGTGTCGCCGGCGTGGAGCCCGGCGCATCGGCGGCGTTGCCGGCGGAGCCGGTGTCCGCAGGGGAGGAGTCGCTGCCTGCGGAGGAGCCGGTTCCGGCGGAGGCAGCGCTCTCTGCGGACGTGCCGGTGTCCGTGGACGTGCCGGTGTCCGTGGATGCGCCGGTGTCTGCGGAGGCGCCGGTGACTGCGGAGGCGCCGCTGTCCGTGGAGGAGGCGGTGGTGGTGGAGGCGCCGGTGTCCGCGGATGCGCCGGTGTCCGCGGAGGAGCCGCTGTCTGCGGAGGCGCCGGTGACCGCGGCGGAGTCGCTGCCCGCGGACGAGCCGGCGTTCGCGGAGGAGTCGGTGTTCGCGGAGGCGGCGGTGCCCGTGGCGGCGCGTGCAGCGGAGGTATCGGTGGGCGAGGCGGCGTCGGTCGGCGCCGCCGCGGGCGTGTCCACTGCGGAGCTCGCCGCGGGGGCGCCCGTGCCGGCCGCGGATCCGGAGTCGCCGGAACCGGTGCCCGGGGCCGCCGCGGCGCTGCCCGGCGTCGTCGCACCGCTGCTCGGTGTCGCCGCATCGGTGCCGGCCGTCGCCGTGCCCGTGCCGGCGGAGCTGTTGGGAGAGCCGGCACCCGCCACCGCGGAGCCGGTACCGACGGAGGAGTCGACACCCGCCGGCGTCCGGGAACCGGCATCGTCGGAGCGGGTGGCCCCATCGGCCACGCCGGCACCCGATGCAAGGGCGGCCCCGTTGCTCGCCGCGGAGGCCACGCCGGGACCCGGGCTCGTGCCGGACACCGAGCCGAGATCGGGGCCGTCGGCCGTGCGTGCACCGGTCCCGGAGTCGTCCGGTGCTCCGGACGAGTTCCCGGCGGTCGTGTCCTCGTCGGTCTCCTCGACCCGCGGGATCACCGGCGCGTCGGCGGCGGGTGGACGGATCCCGTCGGTGCGGCTCGCGCTGCGGGCCGGCGTCTCCACCCGGGGGCGTGGCGGCGTGCTCGACCGGCGCTGTTCGGGAGCGATCCCGCGGCCGGCCCACGACTCGGGGGACGGGGGTGCCTGCCCGCCGGCGACGGCCCGGGCGGGCGCCGCGGCGGCGGGCTCGGGCGTCTCGTCGTTGTCGCCGTCGTCCCGGGCCATGTCGACGACGGCGCCGAGCGGCCGCAGCGGCCGCGCCGGCAGGCCTTCGATCAGGTCGGACGCGTGCTCGTCGAGCGGGACGACGGTCCCGCCGTGCGCCCCGGGCTGGAACGCCCAGTGCGCCGCGTTGTCGGACCGGCCGGTCTGCCAGGTCAGGACGACGACCCACTTGCCGTCCTCGCCCTTCCAGGAGTCCCAGCCTGCGGTGGTGTAGTCCTGCCCGCGCAGGCCGAAGGTGTGGGCGACGGTCTCGCCGAGGGTGCGCGTGTCCGGCCCGTCGGCCCGCTGCGGGTGCGCGCCCTGCGCGAGCTCCGCGGTGCGGGACCGTTCGAGGAGCACCGGATAGGCGAACCGTTCGATCTTCTGGGTCGGGACCCCGGCTGCGGCCGCGACCTCGTCCACCGACGCACCACCCCGGATGCGGGCCTGGATCTCCCGTGGGCGCAACTGGCTCTCCAACTCGATCGCGATCTGGCCGAGCCGGGTCACGTCACCACGTGCCGCAGCGCGCAGCTGCTCGTCGGCCGGCACCGTGTAGCGCTCGCGACGCCCCGGGTCCTCGAGGACGACCGAGCCGTCCCCGGTCACCCCCACGACCCGCAACGCGCGCATCGATCAGCCCTCCTGCTGTCGTCCCCGTCCGGGTGACGGTAGATCCCCACGGCGCCGCGCCGGGTGAGGCGCGCCGGGCGAGTTCTGCCTGGTCGCCGAGTCCCACCTGGCCGTGGGACACGCGAGTGGCGTCACTCACCGTGCGCAGGCTCCCACGTGGCGTTGTCGGTGGGAAAGTTGGGGTCTGTGTTACTGATGTGACTACAACGTGTCGCTTTCGATCGTGCAACGGACGGCGCGGCAGGTCCGGGAACGTGCGTCTGTCTGGTCGGTGCGGGTTCGTCGTGGCGCCCCCGCCACGAGCAGTACCGGTGACGTCGTGACCAGGCCGTGCTCGCACGGTTCGGGCGCCACCCGCGCGCCGCTCCAGCAGTCGATCAGCGCGCTCCCGCCGTCCCGGCGGCCGGATCGTGCGGCTCGCCGCGACGGAGCCTGTCGATCAGCACGATCCGGCCTCGCCGGTGTCGGATTCGTGCTGATCGCCGGGGGCAGCCGGGTCGATCAGCGCGTTCGCGCCCTGCCGGGGGCCGGATCGTGCGGCTCGCCGCGACAGAGTCTGTCGATCAGCACGTTCCGGCCTCGCCGGGGGCGGATTCGTGTTGATCGGCCGGGGCGGCCGGGTCGATCAGCGCGTTCTCGCCCTGCCGGGGGCCGAATCGTGCTGCTCACCGCGTCGGAGTCTGTCGATCAGCACGATCCGGCCCTGCCGAGGGCGGGATCGTGCTGATCGCGAGCGAGCAGCGGCGGCGCGATCCGGCGTGCGCCGGCGTCGGAGCACCGCGAGCGACCCTCAGGAGCCGAGGCGCTCCACGACCCAGTCGACGCACGCGGTGAGCGCCGAGACGTCGGACGGCTCGACCGCCGGGAACATCCCGATCCGCAGCTGGTTGCGGCCCAGCTTCCGGTACGGCTCGGTGTCGACGATCCCGTTCGCCCGCAGCGTGGCCGCCACCGCGGCGGCGTCGACCGTGTCGTCGAAGTCGATCGTGCCCACCACCAGGCTGCGGTGCGCCGGGTCGGCCACGAACGGCGTCGCGAACGGGCTCTTCTCCGCCCACGAGTACAGCCGATCGGACGAGTCGCGGGTCCGCGCGACGGCGCCGTCCAGCCCGCCGAGGCCGTTCAGCCAGTCGATCTGGTCGGCGAGCATGAACAGGGTGGCGAGGGCCGGGGTGTTGTAGGTCTGGTCCTTCGCGGAGTTGTCGACGGCCGTGGCCAGCGACAGGAACGGCGGGATCCACCGGTCGGAGGCCTTCAGCTCGGCGACCCGCTCCAGGGCGCGCGGGCTCATCAGCGCGATGTAGAGGCCACCGTCGGAGGCGAAGCCCTTCTGCGGGGCGAAGTAGTAGGCGTCGGCCTGCGACATGTCCACCGGCAGGCCGCC
It contains:
- the serC gene encoding phosphoserine transaminase, yielding MTSPADLQIPADLLPSDGRFGCGPSKVRTEQLSALAATGDSLLGTSHRQKPVKSLVGRVRAGLSELFSLPEGYEVVLGNGGSTAFWDAAAFSLVRERSLHLTYGEFSQKFADTTTGAPFLADPVIVSADPGSAPAPTTDPSVDVLAWAHNETSTGVAVPVTRPEGTTDDQLVLIDATSGAGGLPVDMSQADAYYFAPQKGFASDGGLYIALMSPRALERVAELKASDRWIPPFLSLATAVDNSAKDQTYNTPALATLFMLADQIDWLNGLGGLDGAVARTRDSSDRLYSWAEKSPFATPFVADPAHRSLVVGTIDFDDTVDAAAVAATLRANGIVDTEPYRKLGRNQLRIGMFPAVEPSDVSALTACVDWVVERLGS